In Acidobacteriota bacterium, a genomic segment contains:
- a CDS encoding nucleotidyl transferase AbiEii/AbiGii toxin family protein, translating to MGGETKNKAASVRAKLLNFARAEKTDFDALLLRYFQERFLYRITISKFSDSFILKGGLLLICLNVPKSRPTRDIDFLAEGLKNDSAELEHIFRVIAGLFCDDGVNFEPSSIVSEKIKEDTDYEGIRLKINATLGNARKKLQLDIGFGGVIWPKANLMEFPTLLEEEPPRIKVYSIESIISEKFEAMIKLAMANSRMKDFYDIYTLSVSHNFQGNILKKAIENTFERRKTPIPDDPLVFRLEFHKNKGRQQQWIAFLRKSRLDNVNREFNEIMRKITAFLKPVVISIKDKTRMDEVWDAVAGYWKLK from the coding sequence ATGGGTGGGGAAACTAAGAATAAAGCGGCTTCAGTAAGAGCAAAACTTTTGAATTTTGCAAGAGCCGAGAAGACAGATTTTGATGCCCTTCTGTTGCGTTATTTTCAGGAAAGATTTTTATATCGCATAACGATCTCCAAATTTTCCGACAGTTTTATTTTGAAAGGAGGTCTTCTTTTAATCTGTTTAAATGTGCCAAAGTCACGTCCAACCAGAGATATAGATTTTTTAGCAGAGGGGCTAAAAAATGACTCTGCTGAACTTGAGCATATTTTTAGAGTTATCGCTGGATTGTTCTGTGATGATGGGGTTAATTTTGAACCCTCATCTATTGTATCAGAAAAGATCAAAGAAGACACAGACTATGAAGGAATACGTCTCAAGATAAACGCTACACTTGGTAATGCAAGAAAAAAATTACAATTGGACATAGGTTTTGGTGGTGTAATCTGGCCCAAGGCTAACTTAATGGAATTTCCAACTTTGCTGGAGGAAGAACCACCAAGAATAAAAGTTTATTCAATTGAAAGCATTATTTCAGAGAAATTTGAAGCTATGATCAAATTGGCTATGGCTAACAGTCGGATGAAAGATTTCTACGATATTTATACACTTTCTGTCAGTCATAATTTTCAAGGCAACATACTTAAAAAAGCAATTGAGAATACCTTTGAGAGGAGAAAAACTCCTATACCTGATGATCCATTGGTTTTTCGATTAGAATTCCACAAGAACAAAGGAAGACAACAGCAATGGATTGCTTTTCTGCGCAAGTCGAGGCTTGATAATGTAAATCGAGAATTTAATGAGATAATGAGAAAGATTACCGCATTCCTTAAACCTGTAGTAATCTCAATCAAAGATAAGACCAGAATGGATGAAGTATGGGATGCTGTGGCAGGCTACTGGAAATTGAAATAA
- a CDS encoding type IV toxin-antitoxin system AbiEi family antitoxin domain-containing protein, whose product MNGKDKRISKIFRAHNGFARTKDILEGGIHPRDIRRMADEGRIIRVKRGLYRLIEVPLISNQGFVDLSRADPEGVICLLSALSYFELTTFNPSVISMAIPRGSRQPKIQYPPVEFYYFSPKQFEAGIEEIKMETFKVRIYCPEKTICDCFRYRNKLGLDVAKEGLSEYLKRKDRNLEKLLEYAEICRVKPLIQTWLNAMI is encoded by the coding sequence ATGAATGGGAAGGATAAAAGAATAAGTAAAATATTTAGAGCTCATAATGGTTTTGCCAGAACAAAAGATATTCTGGAAGGTGGCATTCATCCTCGCGATATCAGAAGAATGGCAGATGAAGGGCGAATAATACGGGTCAAGAGAGGACTCTATCGCCTGATAGAAGTGCCTTTGATTTCTAATCAAGGCTTTGTTGATCTTTCCCGTGCCGATCCAGAAGGGGTTATATGTTTGCTTTCAGCACTATCTTATTTTGAACTGACCACTTTCAATCCTTCAGTTATATCAATGGCTATCCCTCGGGGATCGAGACAACCAAAAATCCAATACCCTCCTGTGGAATTTTATTATTTTTCCCCAAAGCAATTTGAAGCAGGTATTGAAGAGATAAAGATGGAAACATTTAAAGTCCGTATATATTGCCCTGAAAAAACGATATGTGATTGTTTCCGCTACCGTAATAAACTGGGACTGGATGTAGCCAAAGAAGGACTGTCGGAATATCTCAAACGCAAGGATCGGAATCTAGAAAAGCTTCTTGAATATGCAGAAATTTGCCGAGTCAAACCTCTAATACAGACTTGGCTTAATGCTATGATTTAG
- a CDS encoding ATP-binding protein: MTAIAPGVSPSPVMALKYFNDLAKANEERRLESRLKFYSQMRLLIVDEIGYVPIDRYGANLFFQLISQRYEKGSMILTSNQSFSHWGEIFSDNVIASAILDRLLHHSTVINIKGESYRLREKRKAGFFKKESNEEHV, translated from the coding sequence ATGACTGCAATAGCTCCAGGAGTAAGCCCTTCTCCTGTTATGGCTCTGAAATATTTTAATGACCTTGCAAAAGCAAATGAAGAAAGACGCCTTGAAAGTAGACTGAAGTTTTACTCTCAGATGAGACTTTTAATCGTTGACGAGATAGGTTATGTACCAATTGACCGATATGGAGCAAACTTATTCTTTCAATTAATCTCTCAAAGATATGAGAAAGGTTCGATGATACTCACATCTAATCAGAGTTTTTCTCATTGGGGAGAGATTTTCTCAGACAATGTCATAGCCTCAGCTATTTTAGACAGATTATTACACCATAGCACAGTTATAAACATAAAAGGTGAAAGTTATAGACTCAGGGAGAAGAGAAAAGCTGGGTTTTTTAAAAAAGAATCCAATGAAGAGCATGTTTAA
- a CDS encoding transposase, which translates to MNFHPHLHFLTTEGGRDKDGRFHKVSHFDDAILAQFFSREVFLLSLKEGFINLELVREILLWRHSGFNVHSKVRERTKKEEERVGKYMIRPLLSFFIIFLSFFIYSLFPKNLTFIFTMI; encoded by the coding sequence ATAAACTTCCATCCTCATCTTCATTTTCTCACTACTGAGGGAGGGCGAGATAAAGATGGCAGGTTTCATAAAGTTTCACACTTTGATGATGCCATATTAGCTCAGTTCTTTTCCCGAGAGGTCTTCTTACTATCCCTTAAAGAAGGCTTTATCAACCTGGAGCTGGTGCGAGAGATTCTTCTCTGGCGACACAGTGGTTTCAATGTTCACTCAAAAGTTCGAGAAAGAACAAAGAAAGAAGAAGAGAGAGTTGGCAAGTACATGATAAGACCTTTGTTATCTTTTTTTATAATTTTTCTTTCTTTTTTTATTTATTCTCTTTTTCCTAAAAATTTGACATTCATTTTTACCATGATATAA
- a CDS encoding thermonuclease family protein, producing the protein MKKRPIITAFVTALALTFVLPLAIHSEWVRVDRVIDGDTFVTSDGTKVRIRNIDTPETKHPTKGKEPGGEAATQIAKFFLEGNYVWLEGKAKDKYGRRLATVTLPGGGSYADIVRSHGYDKKSNSLYSYSGSSRYYLGGSSSQPKSLNPYSYPSSGMTWVNGYYRKDGTWVSGHWRRKSSSSSSSSSSYTVPSYSFGSSNLGSGKVRVRGYYRKDGTYVKPHYRSKPKR; encoded by the coding sequence ATGAAGAAAAGACCAATCATTACTGCATTTGTCACAGCTTTGGCCTTGACCTTCGTGCTACCGTTAGCGATACACTCCGAATGGGTACGCGTGGACCGAGTGATTGACGGTGATACTTTTGTTACTTCAGATGGTACGAAGGTCCGAATCAGAAACATCGATACGCCCGAAACGAAGCACCCCACCAAGGGAAAAGAGCCAGGCGGCGAGGCGGCTACGCAGATCGCTAAGTTCTTCCTTGAGGGGAACTACGTGTGGCTTGAGGGGAAAGCCAAGGATAAGTACGGCCGTCGCCTTGCAACTGTCACACTTCCAGGTGGCGGATCATATGCCGATATTGTTCGATCCCACGGGTACGACAAGAAATCCAACAGCCTCTATTCATACTCGGGCTCGTCTCGTTACTACTTAGGTGGAAGTTCCTCACAACCCAAGTCCTTAAACCCATACAGTTACCCTTCATCGGGGATGACTTGGGTCAATGGGTATTATAGGAAAGACGGAACGTGGGTCTCAGGACACTGGCGTCGCAAATCGTCTTCTTCCTCTTCGTCCTCATCATCATATACTGTACCTTCATATTCATTTGGCTCGTCAAATTTAGGAAGCGGCAAAGTGCGTGTGAGAGGCTACTATCGGAAGGACGGAACATATGTCAAACCGCACTATCGAAGCAAACCCAAGAGATGA
- a CDS encoding methyltransferase domain-containing protein, with translation MNIAEIKEIVKERYSKCAEAGGGEEPCCPSMAPTAKSFAAEHGLYGQEELSFVPETALKLSKGCGNPTGFANLQPGEVVVDFGCGAGIDVILAAHKIKPSGKVVGVDFSPCMIMRAKQAVADAGLKDAVELLVADMEQLELPDGFADVVMSNCVINLCQDKEAVYREAFRILKPGGRLAISDIVYTERVDPQVQERFQSTWAGCVGGAIDDDSYFEIVRKAGFRKVEVVARHQLPPKELEAMACCPGPEFTPAPAKEDLDVVQGKVTSIKFIAIKP, from the coding sequence ATGAACATTGCGGAAATCAAAGAGATCGTCAAGGAACGCTATAGCAAGTGCGCTGAGGCTGGTGGCGGGGAGGAGCCCTGTTGTCCCAGCATGGCTCCCACAGCTAAGAGCTTTGCTGCTGAACACGGACTTTACGGGCAGGAAGAACTCTCCTTCGTCCCTGAAACCGCTCTCAAACTTTCTAAAGGATGTGGTAACCCCACAGGTTTCGCTAATCTTCAACCTGGTGAGGTGGTTGTGGATTTCGGTTGTGGGGCAGGAATAGATGTCATTCTTGCTGCTCACAAGATAAAGCCCAGTGGAAAAGTGGTTGGAGTGGATTTCTCTCCCTGTATGATCATGCGTGCAAAGCAGGCCGTCGCTGACGCGGGCTTGAAAGATGCCGTTGAGCTTCTTGTTGCCGACATGGAGCAACTTGAGCTTCCCGATGGCTTTGCCGACGTGGTGATGTCCAATTGCGTCATCAACCTGTGTCAAGATAAGGAGGCTGTGTATCGAGAAGCCTTTCGCATCCTGAAACCCGGTGGGCGTCTGGCCATCTCTGATATTGTCTATACAGAAAGGGTTGATCCCCAGGTGCAGGAGCGCTTCCAATCAACCTGGGCAGGATGTGTTGGCGGAGCGATAGATGATGATAGTTACTTCGAGATAGTCCGGAAGGCCGGTTTCAGGAAGGTTGAGGTTGTGGCCCGTCATCAATTGCCTCCGAAGGAACTGGAAGCGATGGCATGTTGTCCTGGGCCTGAATTTACTCCTGCTCCTGCAAAAGAGGATCTTGATGTGGTTCAAGGGAAAGTGACAAGCATTAAATTCATAGCCATAAAGCCGTAG
- a CDS encoding desulforedoxin: protein MAEEGKTYVCEVCGAEVKVIKKPVPDPRCPTLTCCGKAMKEKD from the coding sequence ATGGCTGAAGAAGGCAAAACGTATGTGTGTGAAGTGTGTGGGGCTGAAGTCAAAGTTATCAAGAAGCCTGTCCCCGATCCAAGATGCCCAACTCTCACATGCTGCGGAAAAGCAATGAAGGAAAAGGATTGA
- a CDS encoding glycosyltransferase family 4 protein yields MKRILVCTSHVPFVRGGHLVIAENLVQALKEHGFDSDLMLTPQNPFGKQISAYLATYLTDVSEDGRGRKIDQLITLRFPSYVLRHKTNVVWLNHRMREYYDLWELFKKNLSTKNKIKEMLRRFLIHRFDNFFLKKKVTKIFAQSKTVQSRLRKWGNIYSEVLYPPAPKRKYRTETYENFIFTASRLYFLKRNDLLIESFSYLKNKEIKAYIAGDGEERENLKNKIKQKKLENRVFLLGEISEEELLNYYSKSRAIFYAPYLEDFGFVTIEAFSSRKPVITTFDSGGPSEIVEDGENGFVVEPDPERIAEKIDYFAENRDEAERMGGKGYKFSKENDWEKVVKKLVIV; encoded by the coding sequence ATGAAAAGAATCCTTGTCTGCACTTCTCATGTTCCTTTTGTAAGGGGAGGCCATCTTGTTATCGCAGAGAATCTTGTCCAAGCTCTAAAAGAACATGGATTTGATTCAGATTTAATGCTTACGCCCCAGAATCCCTTTGGAAAACAGATTAGTGCCTATTTAGCCACTTATCTCACTGACGTCTCCGAGGATGGAAGAGGAAGAAAAATCGACCAGCTTATAACACTCAGGTTTCCCTCTTATGTCCTCCGCCATAAAACAAATGTTGTGTGGCTCAATCACAGGATGAGAGAATATTATGACCTATGGGAATTGTTTAAAAAGAATCTTTCAACAAAGAACAAAATAAAAGAAATGCTCAGAAGGTTTCTGATTCACAGGTTTGACAATTTTTTCCTCAAGAAGAAAGTTACAAAAATTTTTGCCCAGAGTAAGACTGTCCAAAGCAGACTAAGAAAATGGGGAAACATTTACTCTGAAGTTCTCTATCCCCCAGCTCCAAAAAGAAAATACAGAACTGAGACCTATGAAAATTTTATTTTTACAGCATCAAGACTTTATTTTTTAAAAAGAAATGACCTTTTGATTGAAAGCTTTTCTTACTTAAAGAATAAAGAAATCAAAGCATACATTGCAGGAGACGGAGAAGAAAGAGAAAATTTAAAAAATAAAATAAAGCAAAAAAAACTTGAAAATAGAGTTTTTTTACTCGGTGAAATCTCAGAGGAAGAACTTCTAAATTATTATTCTAAATCGAGAGCAATATTTTATGCTCCATATCTTGAAGATTTTGGATTTGTTACTATAGAAGCTTTCTCATCAAGAAAACCAGTTATAACAACTTTTGATTCTGGTGGACCTTCTGAAATCGTGGAAGATGGAGAAAATGGATTTGTTGTTGAGCCAGATCCTGAGAGAATCGCAGAGAAAATAGATTATTTTGCTGAAAACAGAGATGAGGCTGAGAGAATGGGAGGTAAGGGATATAAATTTTCGAAAGAAAATGATTGGGAAAAAGTTGTAAAAAAGCTTGTAATAGTTTAA
- the recO gene encoding DNA repair protein RecO: MSIQSSEAIVLRSFNFAELDKIVVLFTKEKGIIRVIAKGAKKFKNRFGSSLEPMSYIKIVYYEKETRDLLVLKTADLIESFFEIQKDFDTIKGLSYISEVIEGFIPHHLKEDLVFRLLLSILRALKNEVPLPLILRYFEGWILKLSGFLPNFTKCRNCKTLIEEGWLSQKMDGIYCSGCSTMKKFKINSDFNQFIDFIKKNSPEHMKNLNYSEERLKIIENILKQMLFYHLEKTPKSLL, from the coding sequence GTGTCAATTCAATCATCTGAAGCAATCGTTTTAAGAAGCTTCAACTTTGCTGAGCTTGATAAAATTGTTGTACTTTTTACCAAAGAAAAAGGAATAATCAGGGTCATAGCAAAAGGAGCGAAAAAATTTAAAAATAGATTTGGTTCTTCCCTTGAACCGATGTCTTACATAAAAATTGTCTATTACGAGAAAGAAACCAGAGACTTACTCGTTCTAAAAACTGCTGACTTAATAGAAAGCTTCTTTGAGATTCAGAAGGATTTTGATACAATTAAAGGACTTTCCTATATTTCCGAAGTAATCGAAGGATTTATCCCTCACCATCTAAAAGAAGACCTTGTATTTAGACTGCTTCTTTCAATTCTCAGGGCTTTAAAAAATGAAGTTCCATTGCCACTCATTTTGAGATATTTTGAAGGATGGATTCTCAAATTAAGCGGCTTTCTTCCTAATTTCACTAAATGTAGAAATTGCAAGACTCTGATAGAAGAAGGATGGCTTTCCCAAAAAATGGATGGAATCTATTGTTCAGGGTGTTCTACTATGAAGAAATTTAAAATAAATTCAGATTTCAACCAGTTTATTGATTTTATAAAAAAGAATTCCCCTGAACACATGAAAAATTTAAATTATTCTGAAGAGAGATTAAAAATAATTGAAAATATTTTAAAACAGATGCTATTTTATCATCTTGAAAAAACCCCAAAATCTCTTCTTTAG
- a CDS encoding SDR family oxidoreductase, producing the protein MKSDNLKLKNKKAFVTGSSRGIGKEIALSLAENGANVGIHFYQDFESAKETSKRIKELGRNSSVFMADLLKAEEIDLLAENVKKKFGNVDILVNNFGPLVFREWEEIDYNEWENLFRANLLSAVFLTKKFLPDMRKNKWGRIINIGYSRVENLVGFQKILPYSIAKVGLLLFTRSVAQSEARYGITSNMVSPGIVESDSTFNQVRIPAGRKARFKDISEAVIFLCSDSSSYITGTNLIVGGGWKV; encoded by the coding sequence TTGAAAAGCGATAACCTTAAACTTAAAAATAAAAAGGCTTTTGTTACAGGAAGCAGTCGTGGAATTGGAAAAGAAATTGCTTTATCTCTTGCAGAGAATGGAGCTAATGTAGGAATCCATTTTTACCAAGACTTTGAATCTGCAAAGGAGACATCAAAAAGAATAAAAGAACTTGGAAGAAATTCCTCTGTTTTTATGGCTGACCTTTTGAAAGCAGAAGAGATTGATTTGCTTGCGGAGAATGTAAAGAAAAAATTCGGAAATGTAGATATTCTTGTAAATAATTTTGGTCCTTTGGTGTTTAGGGAATGGGAGGAAATTGACTATAATGAGTGGGAAAATCTATTTCGGGCTAACCTCTTGAGTGCTGTTTTTCTTACAAAAAAATTTCTCCCTGACATGAGAAAGAATAAATGGGGGAGAATAATTAACATAGGATACAGCAGAGTCGAAAATCTTGTTGGGTTTCAGAAAATTCTTCCTTACTCAATAGCAAAAGTGGGTCTATTATTATTTACAAGATCTGTTGCCCAATCAGAGGCTCGGTATGGAATTACTTCAAACATGGTTTCTCCAGGCATCGTGGAAAGTGATTCGACTTTCAATCAGGTTCGGATTCCAGCAGGAAGAAAGGCAAGGTTTAAAGATATATCTGAAGCTGTGATATTTCTATGTTCTGATTCATCCTCATACATTACAGGAACAAACCTGATTGTTGGAGGGGGGTGGAAAGTATAA
- the speE gene encoding polyamine aminopropyltransferase, with protein MKKNVFYEYHTKESGLFIKPSKVLYSKKSKFQKIEIIETKNLGKILLLDGLIMTTERDEHFYHEMMVHPAMVSHPEPEEILIIGGGDGGALKEVLKYKDVKSIVIVEIDKDVIDTCKKFFSSVSFGFNDSKVEIVNEDGAKFIKRSKKFDVIFVDSSDPIGPAKTLYGEDFFGNLKNSLRNLGILILQSESPVYHLDLIKKMHSISRKRFKIAKLYLSPVPTYPGGLWSFMFCSDSIEPGRVERKLPENLKYFNLEIYNSCFILPNFMKELN; from the coding sequence ATGAAAAAAAATGTCTTTTATGAGTATCATACTAAAGAAAGTGGACTTTTTATAAAACCCTCTAAAGTTTTATATTCAAAAAAATCAAAATTTCAGAAAATTGAAATAATTGAAACAAAAAACCTGGGTAAGATTTTACTCTTGGATGGACTGATTATGACCACTGAGAGAGATGAGCATTTTTATCATGAGATGATGGTTCATCCTGCAATGGTTTCCCATCCTGAACCTGAAGAAATTCTTATAATCGGTGGTGGAGATGGTGGAGCATTGAAAGAAGTTTTGAAATATAAAGATGTGAAAAGCATAGTTATTGTCGAGATAGATAAAGATGTGATAGATACATGTAAAAAGTTCTTTTCCTCCGTATCTTTCGGTTTCAATGATTCAAAAGTCGAGATAGTGAATGAAGATGGAGCGAAGTTTATCAAAAGGAGTAAAAAATTTGATGTAATTTTTGTTGATTCTTCTGACCCAATAGGTCCAGCAAAAACACTCTATGGGGAGGATTTTTTTGGTAATTTGAAAAATTCTCTAAGGAACCTAGGTATTCTCATCTTACAGTCAGAATCTCCTGTGTACCATTTAGATTTGATTAAAAAAATGCATTCTATTTCAAGGAAAAGGTTTAAAATTGCCAAACTATATCTTTCTCCTGTACCCACATATCCTGGAGGATTATGGTCTTTTATGTTTTGTTCGGATTCAATCGAACCAGGTAGAGTTGAGAGAAAGCTCCCTGAAAATCTTAAATATTTCAATTTAGAAATTTATAATTCCTGCTTCATCCTTCCCAATTTCATGAAAGAATTAAATTGA
- a CDS encoding spermidine synthase — MNEDGLWYLEKFTDNQIHSFKVKEIIFRGETEYQKVDILNLEIFKKTLFLNQKIQSAEIDEYIYHECLVFPALFSHPDVKAALILGGGEGATLRETLKVKTIEYVDMVDIDRELVNLCKKYLPEWSDGAFDNPKAKIYYEDGKKFLENSKKKYDLIISDLSEPVQESPSLQLFTRETFKKIYDKLEEDGIFVLQSGSADPFYCKFFASIIKTLKELFPVIRPYWTFISSFRVPWGFTIASKIHDPLKLKEDELKESIEEKLIKKINFYSHTIHKSLFAIPGYLSKAVESTNIITETSPFIWEF; from the coding sequence ATGAATGAAGATGGATTATGGTATTTAGAAAAATTTACAGATAACCAGATTCATTCATTCAAGGTTAAGGAAATTATTTTCAGGGGGGAAACAGAATATCAGAAAGTTGATATTCTGAATCTTGAGATATTTAAAAAAACTCTTTTTCTTAATCAAAAAATTCAATCAGCTGAAATAGATGAATACATCTATCATGAATGCTTGGTTTTTCCGGCATTATTTTCTCATCCAGATGTAAAAGCAGCATTGATTCTTGGAGGTGGGGAAGGAGCTACTTTAAGAGAAACCCTTAAAGTTAAAACTATCGAATATGTGGATATGGTTGACATAGACAGGGAACTTGTAAATCTTTGTAAAAAATACTTACCTGAATGGTCAGATGGAGCTTTTGATAATCCAAAGGCTAAAATTTATTATGAAGATGGGAAAAAATTTTTAGAGAATTCAAAAAAGAAATATGATCTAATTATTTCAGATCTGTCTGAGCCCGTTCAAGAAAGCCCTTCTCTTCAATTATTCACAAGAGAAACCTTTAAGAAGATATACGATAAGCTTGAAGAGGATGGTATTTTTGTTTTACAGTCAGGTTCTGCTGACCCATTTTATTGTAAATTTTTTGCATCCATCATAAAAACTTTAAAAGAATTATTTCCTGTTATTAGGCCATACTGGACTTTCATTTCTTCTTTCAGAGTTCCATGGGGGTTTACGATTGCATCTAAAATACATGACCCATTAAAATTAAAAGAAGATGAATTAAAGGAAAGCATCGAAGAAAAATTAATAAAAAAAATAAATTTTTACAGCCATACAATTCATAAATCTTTGTTTGCCATTCCCGGTTATCTCTCTAAAGCAGTTGAAAGTACAAATATTATAACAGAGACAAGCCCTTTTATCTGGGAATTCTAG
- the speD gene encoding adenosylmethionine decarboxylase, whose translation MKKALGTHILVEMYGCNPGSLKDKNWIEELMRRAAIESKAKIVKTFFHQFKPFGVSGVVVIEESHFTIHTWPEHKFAAIDFFYCSNEVKIEKAVDVLQNGFKPENVSMVEIKRGILGSVEEDEIKEVAAH comes from the coding sequence GTGAAAAAAGCCTTAGGTACCCATATTTTGGTAGAGATGTATGGGTGTAACCCGGGGAGTTTGAAAGATAAAAATTGGATTGAGGAGTTAATGAGAAGAGCTGCTATTGAATCAAAAGCAAAGATTGTAAAAACATTTTTTCATCAATTTAAACCATTCGGAGTATCAGGAGTTGTAGTGATTGAAGAGAGTCATTTTACGATTCATACGTGGCCGGAACACAAATTTGCAGCCATTGACTTTTTTTATTGTAGTAATGAAGTTAAGATTGAAAAAGCAGTTGATGTTCTTCAGAATGGTTTCAAGCCTGAAAATGTATCAATGGTTGAGATTAAAAGAGGAATTCTTGGCTCTGTTGAAGAGGATGAGATAAAAGAGGTAGCGGCTCATTGA
- the hutI gene encoding imidazolonepropionase translates to MIKSDLVISNCEQVLTLRGKIPRRGAELSDLGIIEKGWISSLNGKINFIGKEKDFLKNVKELRNCTFIDCKGKVCMPGFVDPHNHLPFGGTREDEFLMRLNGKSYQEIAEAGGGIKRTVTQTREISEKKLTELCIKRLTRMLESGTTTSEAKSGYGLNFKDEIKQLRIIKKLNNVHPLDLIPTFMGAHVIPDEYKDKREEYLSLLMNKLFPEVRERNLARFFDVFCEENAFNLKETEELIKEAKKYGFLIRVHSDEFSSMGATELAIEEGAISVDHLINIKDETVDLLSKSNTTAILMPSVSFSLKLRRYAPARKLIDRGAIVALGTDFNPGSSMNCSMLFTIQLAVYEMDMKIEEAITASTVNSAYSLQEETDVGSLELNKKMDLLILDVPKYIHLVYQLGLNPVEKVVKNGKLVFDRGLVKKTN, encoded by the coding sequence ATGATTAAATCGGATTTAGTAATTTCAAATTGTGAGCAGGTTTTAACGCTGAGGGGCAAAATCCCAAGGCGAGGAGCTGAACTGAGTGACCTTGGAATAATTGAAAAAGGGTGGATTTCCTCTTTGAATGGAAAAATAAATTTTATCGGAAAAGAAAAAGATTTTCTTAAGAATGTTAAGGAATTAAGAAATTGCACTTTTATCGATTGTAAGGGTAAAGTTTGTATGCCCGGATTTGTTGATCCCCATAATCATCTTCCTTTTGGAGGTACAAGGGAAGATGAGTTTTTGATGAGATTAAACGGTAAAAGCTACCAGGAGATTGCAGAAGCAGGTGGTGGAATAAAAAGGACAGTCACGCAGACCCGGGAGATTTCAGAAAAGAAGTTAACTGAATTATGTATAAAAAGATTAACCAGAATGCTTGAATCTGGAACTACAACATCTGAAGCAAAAAGTGGATATGGATTGAATTTTAAGGATGAGATTAAACAACTCAGGATAATAAAAAAATTAAACAATGTTCATCCCTTAGATTTAATTCCTACCTTTATGGGAGCCCATGTGATTCCAGATGAATATAAGGATAAAAGGGAAGAATATTTAAGTCTTCTTATGAATAAATTATTCCCTGAAGTGAGGGAGAGAAATCTGGCAAGATTTTTTGATGTTTTCTGTGAAGAAAATGCTTTCAATTTAAAAGAAACTGAAGAACTTATAAAAGAAGCAAAAAAGTACGGGTTTTTAATAAGGGTACATTCTGATGAGTTTTCTTCAATGGGAGCAACAGAATTGGCGATTGAAGAGGGTGCAATTTCGGTTGACCATTTAATTAATATCAAAGATGAGACTGTGGATTTACTTTCAAAAAGTAATACAACAGCGATTTTGATGCCATCAGTTTCTTTTTCTCTCAAACTTAGAAGATATGCTCCTGCAAGAAAATTAATCGACAGAGGTGCAATTGTAGCCCTTGGAACAGATTTTAACCCAGGAAGCTCGATGAACTGTTCCATGTTGTTTACGATCCAACTTGCTGTGTATGAGATGGATATGAAGATAGAAGAAGCTATTACAGCATCAACTGTAAATTCAGCTTACAGCCTTCAAGAAGAAACTGATGTGGGAAGTCTGGAGCTGAATAAAAAAATGGACCTTTTAATTCTTGATGTACCGAAATATATACATTTAGTATATCAACTTGGATTAAATCCAGTAGAAAAAGTTGTAAAAAATGGAAAATTGGTTTTCGATAGAGGTCTAGTCAAAAAAACAAATTGA